The genomic window CGTCTTCTTCCTCAAGGTCAGCCACGAGGAGCTGATCGTCGACGGGCGGGCCGAGGGCGACGACGAGGAGCAGCTCACCCGGGCGATGTACGACCTGCACTCCACCGGCGCCGAGAACGTCGTGGTGAGCCGCGCCGAGGAGCCGGCGCTGGCCCTGGTCGACGGGGAGGTCTTCGAGGTGGAGATGCCCCGCCTGCAGGCGACCGACCCACGCGGCGCGGGCGACTCGATGACCGCCGGGGTGGCCGCCGTGACGGCCAGCGGCGGTGACGTGCGCACCGCGATCCGTACCGGCGCCGCGGCCGGGGCCCTGAACGTGACCCGGCACGGGCCCGGCACCGGGCGGCTGGACTCGATCACCGGGCTGGTGGAGCGGGTCCGGCTGGTGCCGGCGGGCACCCGGCCGCAGGAGCGGACCACCCCCGACGAGCTGGCCGAGCGGGCGGCCGAACGATGACGCTGCGGGTGTTGGTGACCAACGACGACGGCATCGCCGCGCCCGGCATCGGCTGGCTGGCCCGGGCCGCGGTGGACCGCGGGCTGGACGTGGTGGTCGCCGCGCCGCTGGAGGAGGCGAGCGGCGCCAGCGCCGCGATGACCGCGGTGGAGCGGGAGGGGCACGTGGTGGTCCGCGAGCACCCGCTGCCGGAGCTGCCCGACGTGCCGGCGTACGGGGTGGGCGGCTCACCCGGTTTCATCGCGCTGATCGCGGTGCACGGCGCGTTCGGGCCGCCGCCGACGGTGGTGCTCTCCGGGATCAACCGGGGCGCGAACGCCGGCCGCGCGGTGCTGCACTCGGGCACCGTGGGCGCCGCGTTCACCGCCGCTGCGAACGGCTGCCGGGCGATGGCGGTCTCCCTGGATGTGCTCTCCGTCGGGGAGGCCACCGCGGCCAGCGGCGGCGCCGCGGTGGCCGCCGCCGCCCGGGTACGCGACGCGGAGCGGCACTGGTCCACCGCCGCCCGGGTCGCCCTCGACCTGCTGCCCCGGCTGCTGGCCGGGCCGGTGGAGAGCGTGCTCAACGTCAACGCGCCCGACCTGCCGCACGGCCGGCTGCGCGGGGTCCGGAAGGGAACCCTGGCCAGCTTCGGTCAGGTGCAGATGACGGTCGCCGAGTCGGGACACGGCTTCGTCCGCACCTCGCTGGAGGAGCCCGGCCAGGCCGTCCAGCCCGGCACCGACCTGGCCCTGCTCGCCGACGGGTACGCCTCGGTCACCGCCGTGCGGGCCGTGACGGAGGTCTCCGACGTCGACCTCTCCGGCCTCGGCGCACCCGAGGACCGACCCCCGGCCGGCGGCCGGCGGGAGTCGTGATCGATCGGAGCGGCCTCAGGCGCCGGGGAGCACCTCGCGGGTCGCGGTGCCGGCGAAGTAGGGCTCGGGTGCGCCGAAGAGGCCGAGCAGGCCGGTGACCCAGAGCTGCCGGTGCACGAACCGGCTCGGCTCGGTCACGATCAGCTTCACGCCGCTGACCTCGGCGGTCTGGAAGCCCGCGACCATCGCGCTGATGCCCACGGAGTCGATGAAGGTGACCAACCGCATGTTCAGCTCGATCCGGGACGGGCGGCCCTTCGCGAGCACCTCCGCGATCGCCTCGCGGACCTCGTAGGCGGTGTCGACGTCGATTTCACCTCGCGGGGCGATCTGGATGACACCACCCGGCAGCATCGACTTCACGATCGACAGGCTCACGCGAGCACCTCCACTCGCCCATGACGGGCGCCTCATCAGTACGCGGGCCGCGACCGAGAGTATTCCTCCGACGGCCTCGGTCGCCACCCCTCGGGATGAGCAATTCGCGGACCGGGCACACCTGGGCAGCCCAATCCGGACCTTCTGGTTCCTATTTTCCCGACGTCCGGGTTTCGCTGTCTCCAACGATCGACCGGTGCCGGCCGATCCGCCGCACCAGGGTAGCGGTCCCGCGCCCGCCGGGCGCGTATCCCCGACGATCGGCGCGTTCGGTTGACCCCGCCGCTTAGCATCGGCCGGGAGTGCCCCGGACGGAGAGGATGATCGATGATCAGGAGACTGCTCGGGCTGACCGGTGTCGGCGCCCTGCTCGCTCTCGTACTGGCCTGTGGCTTCGGTGGCGGGGACGACGACGATGACGACGACGATGACGACTTCGCCCGCGGGCCGGTGACCGTCTCGGTCCGCTGAGCGGACCGGCGGATGGTTTGCGCCAACGCCCGGACGGGCACTGGCGGGTAAGCGAACAGTCACGCGCCGGACAGCCGCCGGAGTCCGAAGTGGCCCCCGGGCTTCGGCACCCCGAGGAGGTAAGCACGATGTTCGGAACCACTCTGCTGGACCGCCGCAGCAAGCCCGAGCGGATCGCGGACCAGGCGTGGCAGCACCTGGTCTCGTCCGTCAGCTCCGCCGGTGACAGCGTCCGGGACACCGCCCGGTCCGCCCGGCGCGGCGGCTCGGGCCTGGCCGACGACGCCACCGACCTGGTCGGCACCGCCGCCGAGGAGGCCCGCCGCCGGGCCACCCTCGCCTTCGACGCGCTCGCCGGCCGCCGTCCGGCGCTGCCCTGGACCCTGCTGATCAGCGCCGCGCTGGTCGGCGCGGCCCTCGGCTGGGCCGCCGGCACCGCCGCCCGGGCCGCCGGCAGCCGGGGCCGGGACGCCGACGAGATCGAGTTCGTCGACGTGGACCGGCCCAACTCGCCCGTCGGCCTGGACGGCTGACCCGACGCACCGACGACACGGCGGTGTCCCCGACCCCGGGGACACCGCCGTTCGCCGTCCGGCCCGATGAGGCGCGGCGCCGGGCCGGACGAGGAGAGACAGCCGTGCCCGCCCGGGGTGGCTGCCCCGGAGGAGACAGCCACCCGGACGGGCTTTGTCCGATTAGGACGGTCGGTCAGTCCAGGTGGAAGACCAGCCCGTCGCCCACCGGCTCCCGGCGGATCCCCAGGCCGTCCACCGGCCGCCCGGCCGCCTCCCGCCACGGCGTACCGGCCGCGTAACCGGGCAGCAGCACCACCGTGCGCACCCCCGACGCCCGCAGGTACGCCACCGACGCGGCGTCCGGGAAGGTGACGCTCGCCGCCCGGATCCGCTCCTGGCTGGCCGGGGTGAACGAGGCCAGGCCGTTGACGATCCGGGGGAAGCCGTCGGTCGACCAGAGCATCACGTGGAATTCGCGGGTGCCACCACTGGGCAACACCAGGGCCGGGCCGGTCAGCCCGCGCAGCGCCGCCGGCTCGGCGGGCACCGGCACGTGCGGGGTGCGGTTGACCCCCTCCAGCAGCACCAGCAGCACCGGCAGGACGAGCACCCACCGCGCCCACCGCCGCCACCCCCCGACGCCGGGCGGCAGCTCCGAGCGGCGTACGGTCAGCGCCCCGGCGGCCAGCATCCCGAGCAGCAGCGTGGTCCAGAGCACCAGCCGCCCCGGGGTGCGGATGGCGTCCCAGCCGGGCAGGTGGCGGACCAGCGTGACGTACCCGGGATCGCCGTCCCCGCCCAGCGTGGCGCCGGCGGCCAGCGCCGCGCTGACCAGCACCCCCATTCCCAGCGCCAGCCGGTGCCGGATCCGCCAGCCGGAGAAGAACAACCCGGCGGCGGCGAGCCCCAGCAGCGTCATCCCCGGCAGCAGGGTCATCTCGGTGGGGAAACCCAGCGTGGCCCGGGCCGCGCCGTGCGCGTCGCCCCAGAGCCAGGACTCCGGCGGCGCGGTCAGGAACCCGTGTGGCGGCGGGGAGAACATCGCGATCTGCGCGACCGTCCGCCGGCCGGCCGGGTGCCGGGCCACCACCTCCAGGTACGGCGCGGCCATC from Micromonospora kangleipakensis includes these protein-coding regions:
- the surE gene encoding 5'/3'-nucleotidase SurE; the encoded protein is MTLRVLVTNDDGIAAPGIGWLARAAVDRGLDVVVAAPLEEASGASAAMTAVEREGHVVVREHPLPELPDVPAYGVGGSPGFIALIAVHGAFGPPPTVVLSGINRGANAGRAVLHSGTVGAAFTAAANGCRAMAVSLDVLSVGEATAASGGAAVAAAARVRDAERHWSTAARVALDLLPRLLAGPVESVLNVNAPDLPHGRLRGVRKGTLASFGQVQMTVAESGHGFVRTSLEEPGQAVQPGTDLALLADGYASVTAVRAVTEVSDVDLSGLGAPEDRPPAGGRRES
- a CDS encoding STAS domain-containing protein; protein product: MLPGGVIQIAPRGEIDVDTAYEVREAIAEVLAKGRPSRIELNMRLVTFIDSVGISAMVAGFQTAEVSGVKLIVTEPSRFVHRQLWVTGLLGLFGAPEPYFAGTATREVLPGA